In a single window of the Mustela nigripes isolate SB6536 chromosome 17, MUSNIG.SB6536, whole genome shotgun sequence genome:
- the LOC132004756 gene encoding galactoside 2-alpha-L-fucosyltransferase SEC1-like: MNQILPPGNGPHPATPPRTVWDVRDVTPGGPETRQPRARWPRRLKTAILGFRATCPSVSTIYFLFILLVVSTIFHCHRRLALVPAPWASGHVVLLPGPLPPGGMFTITAKGRLGNQMGEYATLYALAKMNGRPAFIPAEMHSTLAPIFRISLPVLHGSTAGRIPWQNYHLNDWMEERYRHIPGEYVRLTGYPCSWTFYHHLRDEILQEFTLHDHVREDAQKFLRGLQAKGARRVTFVGVHVRRGDYVRIMPQVWKGVVADRDYLRQALAWFRARHRSPVFVVTSDDMAWCRQNIDASRGDVVFAGNGLQGSPARDFALLTQCNHSVITVGTFGIWAAYLVGGDTVYLANFTLPGSPFRWIFKPQAAFLPEWVGIAADLGGAKENSKP; encoded by the exons ATGAACCAAATCCTACCCCCAGGCAAT GGACCCCATCCAGCCACACCACCCAGGACTGTGTGGGACGTGAGGGATGTCACCCCAGGGGGGCCTGAAACCAGGCAGCCCAGAGCACGCTGGCCCAGGAGGCTCAAGACAG CCATCCTGGGATTCCGGGCCACCTGCCCTTCTGTCTCCACCATCTACTTCCTCTTCATCCTCTTGGTGGTGTCCACCATCTTCCACTGCCACCGCCGCCTGGCCCTGGTGCCCGCCCCCTGGGCCTCAGGCCACGTGGTCCTGCTCCCTggacccctgcccccagggggcATGTTCACCATCACGGCCAAAGGCCGCCTGGGGAACCAGATGGGCGAGTACGCCACCCTGTACGCCCTGGCCAAGATGAACGGGCGGCCGGCCTTCATCCCGGCCGAGATGCACAGCACGCTGGCCCCCATCTTCCGGATCAGCCTCCCGGTCCTGCACGGCAGCACGGCCGGCCGCATTCCCTGGCAGAACTACCACCTGAACGACTGGATGGAGGAGCGCTACCGCCACATCCCCGGGGAGTACGTGCGCCTCACCGGCTACCCCTGCTCCTGGACCTTCTACCACCACCTGCGAGACGAGATCCTGCAGGAGTTCACCTTGCACGACCACGTGCGGGAGGACGCCCAGAAGTTTCTAAGGGGCCTGCAAGCCAAGGGGGCCCGGCGGGTGACCTTCGTGGGCGTCCACGTGCGCCGAGGGGACTACGTGCGCATCATGCCGCAGGTGTGGAAGGGTGTGGTCGCCGACCGGGACTACCTGCGCCAGGCCCTGGCCTGGTTCCGGGCCCGCCACCGCTCCCCGGTCTTCGTGGTCACCAGCGATGACATGGCCTGGTGTCGGCAAAACATTGACGCCTCCCGGGGGGATGTGGTGTTCGCAGGCAATGGCCTTCAGGGCTCCCCCGCCAGGGACTTCGCGCTGCTCACTCAGTGTAACCACAGCGTTATCACCGTGGGCACGTTCGGGATCTGGGCTGCCTACCTAGTGGGCGGGGACACCGTCTACCTGGCCAATTTTACCCTGCCCGGCTCCCCCTTTCGCTGGATCTTCAAGCCCCAAGCAGCCTTCCTGCCAGAGTGGGTGGGCATCGCCGCTGACCTGGGTGGGGCCAAAGAGAACTCCAAGCCCTGA